From a region of the Rhinopithecus roxellana isolate Shanxi Qingling chromosome 8, ASM756505v1, whole genome shotgun sequence genome:
- the ANGPTL8 gene encoding angiopoietin-like protein 8, with amino-acid sequence MPVPALCLLWALAMVIQPASAAPVGGPELAEHEELTLLFHGTLQLGQALNGVYKTTEGRLTKARNSLGLYGRTMELLGQEVSRGRDAAQELRASLLETQMEEDMLQLKAEAIAEVLEEVAQAQKVLQDSVQRLEVQLRSAWLGPAYQEFEVLKAHADKQSHILWALTGHVQRQRREMVAQQHRLRQIQERIHKAALPA; translated from the exons ATGCCAGTGCCTGCTCTGTGCCTGCTGTGGGCCCTGGCAATGGTAATCCAGCCTGCCTCAGCGGCCCCCGTGGGCGGCCCAGAACTGGCAGAGCATGAGGAGCTAACCCTGCTCTTCCACGGGACCCTGCAGCTGGGCCAGGCCCTCAATGGTGTGTACAAGACCACGGAGGGACGGCTAACAAAGGCCAGGAACAGCCTGGGTCTCTATGGCCGCACAATGGAACTCCTGGGACAGGAGGTCAGCCGGGGCCGGGATGCAGCCCAGGAACTTCGGGCAAGCCTGTTGGAGACTCAG ATGGAGGAGGATATGCTGCAGCTGAAGGCAGAGGCCATAGCTGAGGTGCTGGAGGAGGTGGCCCAGGCACAGAAGGTGCTACAGGACAGCGTGCAGCGGCTAGAAGTCCAGCTGAGGAGCGCCTGGCTGGGCCCTGCCTACCAAGAATTTGAGGTCTTAAAG GCTCACGCTGACAAGCAGAGCCACATCCTGTGGGCCCTCACAGGCCACGTGCAGCGGCAGAGGCGGGAGATGGTGGCACAGCAGCATCGGCTGCGACAGATCCAGGAGAG AATCCACAAAGCGGCGCTCCCAGCCTGA